DNA from Evansella sp. LMS18:
TCCCCGACATTCGGCCGGCGGTAATATGTCTGCACAATTCCGGCAAACCAGCCTGCGGCCAGCATCGGGCTTAATGAACTTAACGGTGCAATAATAAACGCCATCAGTACAGCAAGAGGATGTCCGAAAGCAACCGCTGCCCCTATAGCTGAGAATGAACTGTTCCACAATACCCAGCTTAATGTCTGCTGCAGGCCCGCCTCTGGATTTGCATAAAAAGTATATGCAATCATCCCAATGATAAGCAAAGGTATCGCCCAAGCGATCACTTTAGGTGCTTTTGATTTTGGAGGGACTTTGTTAAGTTCCCCGATGTTGTGGTCATTTTCGATTTCTTTTCTTATTCCAGGAACATGTGCTGCTCCTAACACAGCTACTATCTTGTTTCCTGGAGCTTCTTTGATTTTTTGTGATAAATACTGGTCCCTTTCATCAATCAGAGGCTTCTTTAATTTAGGAAAGTGCTCCGTAAATTCTTCAAGCATAGAATCCAGCATATCTTCCTGCTTCATCTTTTCCAGTTCTTCTTCTGAAATCTTTTCATTGTATAATACACTGGCAAAGATTTGCAGCATGAGCTTCAATTTTCCTCCCAGACCAACTCCGTGCCATATACGGGAGAATGTTACCTGAATATTCCTGTCGGCAAGAACGAGTTCCGCCCCTGTATCCTTTGCAGATTCAATACCCTGGATCATTTCCTGGCCTGGCTTAATACCGAATTGTTTCGCTATACGCTTTTGAAAAGATGAAATCATCAGGTTCATTAGGAGCAAGGTCGTCTTCTTTTCCTTAATTACCTTGAATATATCCATATTTTTCCACTTATCGGCATCCATAATAGATTCATATCTTTGTTGATCAAGCTCAATACAGACCGTATCCGGCTGTTCTGCTTCGATGACTTCTTTCACCTGCTCTGCACTGTGCCTCGAAACGTGAGCAGTACCGATTAATATGAGCTCTTTTCCGTTTATTTCTAACCTGGTGATATTTTCTTCAGACATTAGCTACCTTCCTTTTACCGTATAAATAATTGCTTTTGGACGCTAATAATGCACACAAGCAATAGTATTTTACTATCATACCATTTTATTTCTCCATTTGCTCATAATTGTCCAGCTTTCACAGCTTCAATTTTTTTGAAATCAAGCGTATAGAAATTCAGCCTGTGCTGCTCGCTGAACCCTGAGCTTCTGTATACTTTAAGAGCTGCTTTGTTACCCGCATCAACACACAGGATAATGTTGTTAATTTCTTCAAAAGAAAACAAAAAGGAAAGTGCATGATTAATTAACTTCCTCCCAGTACCCTGGTTTCTGCCAGATGGAGAAACGGCAATAAAATGAATATCCGCTTCAGAGAATTTTGGCCGCGCTTCACAATAGACATAGCCTGCCATTTTACCGTTCTTTGTTTTTATAAAAGTTTTATTATACTTATCACTCTTGTCGAGTATTTCCGCAGCTGTATAATAGGCATTCTTAAAACTTTCTCCATGAAGCTGCTGAAAGTCTTTATAATACGGCTCTGAAATTTCCTCAATTGCTGGCTGATCATTTGTATGCACATCTTCCCGGGCAATTCTTAAGATAACTTCTTCACTCTTCTTAACAGCCGCTCCCCTCTCCATAAAAAGCCTGCATTCAGCATTTGCTATATTATAAAAACCGAAAGCTTTTTCTATTTTGCCCTCGAGCTGGCGGACCAGTTTGTCCCACATTTCCACAGCTGTATCTTCCCACTCTGGTATATCTATAAACGGGCCCCATAACTCTCCTGTTTTCTGGTCCTGGTCCCCATCCATTCCGAGTATGCCTACCAGCTGACCGTCTTTATAGGCAGCTATGAGGGAATCGTCCAGAGGAAAATCGGAAAAGTCATTTTCCAGAGTATATAAAATTTCTCCTGCCTCCGTACCGCAGTATCCAGTATGAGACGATTTCTTTTTATTCATTTTAGCAATAAATTCTGCTGCTTCAGCGTAACTGTCAGGTTTTCTAATTTCCAGCATAAGCTTCCCCACCTATTAAATTTTTTGTTCACTCTTTATTACATTCACTTCCTGGATTTTTTTCACAGGCTTCTTTGCGAAAAAACTGTGCAGGAGCATGCCGAGCACAATCAGGAACAGCCCTCCCAATGCCAGCCCGTTAGGCAGCGGAACTGAAAGGAGCAGGACTTCTCCTATTATCACAAACATTACCTGTGTCGACTGGGTCGCTTCCACCGCAGCGAGCTTTCCCTGGTCACCTTTCGTCCTGTCAGTTGCTATAAAAAACAATGTAGTAGCTATTACCCCTGAGCAGACTGCTACGATAAATGCCTGGATCATCTGGCTTGAAGAAGGAAGACCAGCAGTTACGTACCCAGCAGACCCAATTATAAGCCAGAATGGAAGACTTGCCAGGGTCATTCCAAGCACCCTTTGAAAAGTATCAAGCCTGGCCCCGCACAACTCCATCATTTTTCTGTTGCCAAGAGGATATGCAAAGGCGGCCACTACCACAGGCAGAATACTCAATAAGGCAATGCTCCATGTGAGATTGCTGCCGTGCTGCCACTGCATGAGCATGACTCCGGAAAAAATAATCATTGAAAATATTAATGCAAGTACAGGAATTTTTTCCCTTACTTTGATTGTTCCAGATGGTGACGGGATGGCTTTATAAAAAAGTGGCGTCAGTAAGACTCCGGCTACGATGGTCAGCTGCCAGGTTCCTGCTACAAGCCAGCCTGGCCCATAAGCTGCTGCATATGTAAGTGGGCCGTAGAACAGGACAAATCCTGTAAAACTCCATACTAGCCATGGGAGAGGGTTTTTTACCATCTCCTGGATTAGTTGTTTCAGGTTTTTCCTGAGGAGTACGATAATAACCAGGAACGGGACCATAAAGATGAACCTCAATGACGAGCTCCATAACCAGCTTCCGCCGCCAAGTTCCATGGAACGGTTAAGTATAAATGTGACTGCAAAAAACATCGATGCTGCTATGCCGATTAATATTTCTTTCATACAACATCTCCCGCCTCAGTTGTTTTAAATAGTTCAGCGTTATGCCGGTTGTTTACAATAAAATGATTATGTTAAGTTATCTTAAGTACAGGAACAAAACCGTCAAAAAAATGACCGCAGCTTATATGAGCGGCCCTGGTTAATCTTCCCTTTATGTAATATACGAAAGTAATTATAACACACTTTTCTGATAATTTATGTTTTTTGTTTTTGAAGCGGTTGGTTGGGGATATAGAGGGGGTGGCCGAGGTGCTTTTAGGTTGGTGTGGGAGATGATGTTGCTTTTAATTTGCTTTCTTGATTAATTTTTCTTAGTCGGGTGTGTAAGACGCTCTCGCGTTACCGCTTGGGCGGTATTTTCTTTCGAG
Protein-coding regions in this window:
- a CDS encoding N-acetyltransferase is translated as MLEIRKPDSYAEAAEFIAKMNKKKSSHTGYCGTEAGEILYTLENDFSDFPLDDSLIAAYKDGQLVGILGMDGDQDQKTGELWGPFIDIPEWEDTAVEMWDKLVRQLEGKIEKAFGFYNIANAECRLFMERGAAVKKSEEVILRIAREDVHTNDQPAIEEISEPYYKDFQQLHGESFKNAYYTAAEILDKSDKYNKTFIKTKNGKMAGYVYCEARPKFSEADIHFIAVSPSGRNQGTGRKLINHALSFLFSFEEINNIILCVDAGNKAALKVYRSSGFSEQHRLNFYTLDFKKIEAVKAGQL
- a CDS encoding multidrug resistance efflux transporter family protein, which codes for MKEILIGIAASMFFAVTFILNRSMELGGGSWLWSSSLRFIFMVPFLVIIVLLRKNLKQLIQEMVKNPLPWLVWSFTGFVLFYGPLTYAAAYGPGWLVAGTWQLTIVAGVLLTPLFYKAIPSPSGTIKVREKIPVLALIFSMIIFSGVMLMQWQHGSNLTWSIALLSILPVVVAAFAYPLGNRKMMELCGARLDTFQRVLGMTLASLPFWLIIGSAGYVTAGLPSSSQMIQAFIVAVCSGVIATTLFFIATDRTKGDQGKLAAVEATQSTQVMFVIIGEVLLLSVPLPNGLALGGLFLIVLGMLLHSFFAKKPVKKIQEVNVIKSEQKI
- a CDS encoding TraB/GumN family protein — its product is MSEENITRLEINGKELILIGTAHVSRHSAEQVKEVIEAEQPDTVCIELDQQRYESIMDADKWKNMDIFKVIKEKKTTLLLMNLMISSFQKRIAKQFGIKPGQEMIQGIESAKDTGAELVLADRNIQVTFSRIWHGVGLGGKLKLMLQIFASVLYNEKISEEELEKMKQEDMLDSMLEEFTEHFPKLKKPLIDERDQYLSQKIKEAPGNKIVAVLGAAHVPGIRKEIENDHNIGELNKVPPKSKAPKVIAWAIPLLIIGMIAYTFYANPEAGLQQTLSWVLWNSSFSAIGAAVAFGHPLAVLMAFIIAPLSSLSPMLAAGWFAGIVQTYYRRPNVGDFENLSEDVYSAKGFWNNKVTRILLVVVLTNLGSTLGTLIAGADIVRLFIQNVFG